The DNA segment ccgtGCCGTCGCCGGAGCTCTGTTTCCTTCGTGGTTTTTGGTCTTTACCGCTTCCTCTTCACAGATCCGTCAACGGTTGCCTTGTCGGAGCTCTGACGCCGAGGTTTCCCATCCGAAGAGAGTCGGCTTTGGAGTAACGACGCGGCCGTTTTGAAGGCTTGCGGTGGAGATGGAGCGGCTTGCATGTTGTAGTCGTTCTACCCGGGAGATGGAGGTTAACCTAGATCCATCATCGCCGGTCTTGCCGCGGGGTAGGGTGGAGGCTCTCTCAGTTCTACCGACGCCGCTCTAGCTTCCGGGAAGAGGAGGCTCAATCAGCTCCTTTTTCGCCGGCTTTTGGTCACGGAGGGTGGAGGCTAACAAAGCTCCGCGCTGCCGTTGTGGAATCCCAGGTCTTTTGGGTTGAGGTGACGGTTTCGAGTTTTTGAAGGTTGAGGTGGGTCGTGGATCAGATTTGGACCCGTGGGTCGCAGCGGTTGAGATCTCAAGAAGAGGAAGATCTCCGGCGACGGTTACGTTTGTTTGAAGAGGAGGTTAACGGTGGTTCTCGTCGTGCTTGTCTAGAGTTTCCGGTGGTTCATAGGCGGAAGAGATCTCGTTCAACAATTAAACTCTCCGACGGGAAGACAAGGCGTCGCAGAAGCCCGATGGCGCGGAGGCTCTGTAGGCTCGGAGTTCCGGCGAAAAGTTGTGATGGTGGAAAGCGTCGGTGGCTGTGCGAGGATGGGGCGACGAAGTTGAGGCGGGTGACACGTGGCGGGCGGATGAGCCAGATTCTTACACGTGTTCTGCTCCGCCTCCTTTCCGCGCGTCCAGAGCAAGCCCGGTGTAGCGTTTGTGGGCCTTGGACCATGTTTCTTATTTGGGCTTCAGCCGTTTTTTTTTATGCCCATCTCTTATTTGGGTTTTGTGGGTTGTAAGCTGGTGAATTTGGGTTTCGGCCGTGGGCTAGGCCCATGTGATcaatataatttcaatttgagaaaaaaaaaaattcctttagTTGCACATTGAAACTTTTCTCTTCCGTTCATTTGTTTCTGGAGATAACCTTTTGCTTAACgcttgtgattaaattatttaacaacCAACCGAATTAAATTGGTCGTGGCAACTATTGTACTTAGTTATAGTGTTATAATTTATTAGTATATGCTATAAGAGAAGTACTTTTTTTAATGACATAACAGAAAAATAGTACTAGTTGAAAACCTAACCATGTGAATATTTTGGAAAAAGTATATACAATGCCCAAGCAAATTCGAGAGGTTCACATAGAGAGGTTGTTTTTCTAGTCAAATATATGCATAAACTTGCCTGATTAATATGAATCACAAACCTAATCCTCTGACTGTCTCCAGGTTCTTATCATCTTGGCCATATAATAACACACAATGGGAATCAGCAACCTACTATACAAGCGGCACAGCTTTTAAGAGCATTCCTCTGGATATAAGAAGCTCCATGCACTTCATACCTGATTACCTGTCAAGtaccaacaaaagaaaaaagactcAAACCCGTGCAAGGAGAAGAAATTGTTTACGTGTGAGTCAAGATAACTATAGAACAATCCAATGAGTTGCTTACTCAATCAAGACTTTGAGCGAGAGGTTTTAGGGAGCGAGAAAGGGAACTTACCTCCACCCTACATGGATATTCATAGAATGCGAGAGGCGGAGAGGTTTCCAACCGGATATTCTCCGGAGGGTTTAAGACCGGAGCGGAAGTAACTTTGAAGTGGGTTGTGTTTGTCGGAATTTACTTTTATATGGGCTTCTGATGTGAATATAAGGAAGAAAGGGACTAGAACACTACAAACCTGAAAATTGATGgactgaaaacaaaacaaaaaggacAAAAGAaacgccgttgccggggatcgaacccgggtcacccgcgtgacaggcgggaatacttaccactatactacaacgacTTGGTTgttgaatgttttatttttatcgtAACAAGGATGTCTACCGCTTGATCAACTGGAAACAAGAAGCATAATTTGTGAATAAAGTGGAAAACACTGAAAGAGTCAAAAACATGAAGAAATAAAGTATTGCAACAAGAGTAACACACATCATCTGAGCAATAACAATACATTTCCACAGTCTCACACTCACACCAAACCAATTGATTCCGACCTTTAATACTCAAAAGAACCAATACTTTCTctccaacaaaagaagaaagaaacttaTTCTCCAAGCAAAATGGCTTCTTCTATTCTCTTTATcactctcttaatctctttgtcTCCAGTCTTTCTACAACTGCTTCTCGCTCAAGTCCCAGGAACCACAGCTACTACATGTGCCTCCATTCTTCTTTCCTTGTCTCCGTGTGGTCCATTCGTGCAAGGCTTGTCCAGCTCCCCGCTAACCCTTGTTGTGACGGCTTAAACAAGATCTATAGCCATGAACCAACTTGTCTCTGTCTCTTGATCTACAGCTGCCAAGCTTTGCAACATTCCAGCCAATTCATCCTCTTGCTCCTCCTCCCCGGGTACATATTTCCTCACAAAAAACAACTCTGGCTCAACCGGTTCTCAAGTCTCACCAGGTGCAAAGAACAACTCTGTTGCAGGCGTTACTTTTGTCCATCCAAAGTTTTCACCATCTGCAcctaaactaaacataaaaggCATAACATATCAACAAGAATTGCCACTGATCTCGTTTTACTTCATCAGCAAACCCAGTGGCTCAAGTAGCATCAAGACACACCAGCTTCATGGGGCTAGGTTATGGTCTGAGATCCTCCAGCTCCAAGTCTGAGATTCAGCTAATCATCCCTGCACTCGCAACGATCCTACCTGGATCTCTCCTCATCTGAAACTACCATCTTAATTACATTTtactatagattttttttgctATGTTTCTTAACGTTCACAGTTCTTGAAATGAAATCAAGAAAACACAACACTCTTATTTAATAATCGCTTTTTTTTTCGCTTTGATTCTGTAACATTATATGAACACAAGAAGCTCATGATCAACTTCGAATTATAGCTTTAACAAAACACTGAACTGAAACTACTCCAAACTAGGCGCGACTTCTGTCGGATTAGACTCAAACACATCTTCCGAGTTCGAACCCTCTGCTTCATCAAGAAGGTCACGAGACTCCATTGCCTCCTTATAAACTGGCGTCTCCTTGAAGTCCGTCGCACCTTCGTTATACGTCCCCGCCGCAATTCCGCCGGAGACAAGCtgtaatcaaaaatttaaaacgttACAACCGCTTTAAACGAAATTATCAACTCAGAGAATCAAACGGTTGAAACTTACCGCGAAAACGATGCCGAAAGCCCATAAGTACTGAACGAAGAAACCTAAACCATCCCACTGAGGACCTTCGAATGGATCAGGTTCAAGCCCGGGAAGATCCTTTATCGAGAACTTTGGCGCGTCTTTGGGATCGCCTCTGAAGCGAGTGTTCACCGCGAACCTGTCTTCGTCGTCGGCGATTTCGATCTGAGACGGTGCTGTGTCGTCGTCGTTGTTGCTTTCTTCCGGCTGTTCCTTGGTTGTTGTTGTCGGGACGAGGGTTCGACGCTTCTTGCTGTCGAACCGACCGGTTTGTGAGGAGGCTTTTTTGGAGGCGGAGACTACGTGGAGACGGGTTCTTGATGGGTAAGGGAAGTTTATGAGTTTGAAGGTGGAGAAGGGAGTACGGGAAGAATCGGTGAGGTCTATGGAGTGGAGCCTAGAGACTCCGCCACCGCTGCTCACGGTGAGAGTCATTTCTTTTTGTTGTGTGGATGTGTGAGAGAAGGGAGGGAATATGAGAGAATCGAAGAAGATAAGCAAACGTCATTCTTTTCCGGGTCCAGTTATACTTGACCCGACACGACCAAACCAATTCACTTTGATCCACTTCTTTAATGGTCTACtagtttccttcttttttttttaactcagatttttattaagttttttataaTGAAACACGTAATAGATTACGAAAACTGACAAAAAATTGTAATAGTTCGGTCAGAAAGTAATAttccaaaaaaagaagacaataATAATGAAGTATGATAATACGATAAATAAACATTAGAGAGCTACATGTACTAAAGATAGAATTAATAGACTAATCATAACTCGCAAACATTTTTAAAGAACATACGATCCAAGATAACCAAAGAACCAATGACTTAGGCAAATATAACCCTGAAGGGTACATCACCAAGCCAAACACAGACGCAACATAGATGCAACATCGGTACAAACATGTGCGAAGATAAACTTACATCAATACCAAAAACCGAAGCCGA comes from the Brassica napus cultivar Da-Ae chromosome A7, Da-Ae, whole genome shotgun sequence genome and includes:
- the LOC106430185 gene encoding uncharacterized protein LOC106430185, with the protein product MTLTVSSGGGVSRLHSIDLTDSSRTPFSTFKLINFPYPSRTRLHVVSASKKASSQTGRFDSKKRRTLVPTTTTKEQPEESNNDDDTAPSQIEIADDEDRFAVNTRFRGDPKDAPKFSIKDLPGLEPDPFEGPQWDGLGFFVQYLWAFGIVFALVSGGIAAGTYNEGATDFKETPVYKEAMESRDLLDEAEGSNSEDVFESNPTEVAPSLE